From the genome of Medicago truncatula cultivar Jemalong A17 chromosome 2, MtrunA17r5.0-ANR, whole genome shotgun sequence:
GTAACTTCTGTATCTGCTCAATTGCTGTGGGAATGGTGATTGAAATCATTGTGATGTATCCCATCCAAAATAGAGCTTACAGAGATGGTATTGACAACTTGTTGGTTCTTCTCATTGGAGGTATCCCAATTGCTATGCCAACTGTCTTGTCTGTGACCATGGCTATTGGATCTCACCGCCTTTCTCAGCAAGGAGCTATCACCAAGAGGATGACAGCCATCGAAGAAATGGCAGGAATGGATGTTCTATGCAGTGACAAGACTGGAACTCTCACTCTTAACAAGCTTACTGTGGACAAGAACTTGATTGAGGTTTGTGAATCACATAAAAGATTCATAAGTGTTACGTTACAATATCAACGAATAAGAGCGTAAACTTGCAATTCAATAATTGTTTATGACTGCAGGTCTTCCCTACTGATATGAACAAGGACAGTGTTGTTCTATATGCAGCAAGAGCTTCACGAGTCGAAAACCAGGATGCCATTGATGCATCAATTGTGAATATGTTGAGCGATCCCAAGGAggtatttattataatttacatTCTTGTATGAAATATTATTTGTATCCTTGTAAAGTATGCAAAATGGCTTAACATTCGAACTGGGCTATTACTATGACATGTTAGGCAAGAGCAGGAATCACTGAGGTGCATTTCTTGCCCTTTAATCCTGTGGACAAGCGCACAGCTATTACCTTTATTGACGGAAATGGCAACTGGCACAGAAGCAGCAAAGGTGCTCCTGAACAAGTAAGCCAATAGATTATATGCCTTGATATAACATTCAAAATTTACAATGAAATATTCATTCcttgaaaatttataatgaCATACAATACACATCATTTAAGATATTCAACTGCTTATTTATACGTATCAGATTATTGAACTCTGTGGACTTAAGGGAGAGACTTTGAAAAGGGCACACAAAACCATCGATGAGTATGCTGAGCGCGGTCTGCGTTCCTTGGCTGTTGGTTTCCAGGTAATTAAAGGGTCTAAATACAAGTGGCCAtgtttatatttctaaaaagaataataaatattttttctaacaaATGCACATGATTACTTTCTATTTTGGCAGACTGTTTCAGAAAAGACCAAGGAGAGTGCAGGAGAACCATGGGTGTTCTTGGGTCTCTTACCCCTCTTTGACCCGCCTAGACATGACAGTGCTGAGACTATTCGTCGCGCTCTTGACCTCGGTGTCAATGTTAAGATGATCACTGGCGATCAACTTGCcattggaaaagaaactggTCGCAGACTTGGAATGGGAACCAACATGTACCCTTCATCCTCCCTTCTTGGCCAATCCAATGATGCAGCCATTGCATCAATTCCAATTGATGAACTTATTGAGAAGGCTGATGGATTTGCTGGAGTCTTCCCTGGTAATTTCATTAGTCTAAACTCATACTTAACACAAAAAAGTAGACAGTTTTAAATTATGATAATTTATATTGTGTAAAATCGGATTCAAATGAGACGGATGCTGCCTCaattatgataaaaaataagGTCGCAGAGAAATTATGAGAATTATGTCAGAGCCTAAATCAAAGTCGcagacctttttaaaaatacatatatgctTACAAAAACCTTTGACATGTGGCATGCAGAGCACAAGTACGAGATTGTGAAGAGGTTGCAGGATAGGAAGCACATATGTGGTATGACCGGAGATGGTGTAAACGATGCACCAGCATTGAAGAAGGCAGACATTGGTATTGCTGTTGCTGATGCAACTGATGCCGCAAGGAGTGCCTCAGACATTGTCTTGACTGAGCCGGGTTTGAGTGTGATTGTGAGTGCTGTGTTGACAAGTAGGGCCATCTTCCAGAGGATGAAGAACTACACAATCTATGCTGTTTCCATCACAATCCGTATTGTTCTTGGGTTCATGCTTGTTGCTCTAATTTGGAAGTTTGATTTCTCCCCTTTCATGGTTTTGATCATCGCCATTTTGAATGATGGAACCATCATGACCATCTCCAAGGACAGGGTGAAGCCATCTCCTGTTCCCGATTCATGGAAGCTCAAAGAAATCTTCGCAACAGGAGTTGTTCTTGGAACATATATGGCCATCATGACTGCagttttcttccattttattcaCGACACCGATTTCTTCTCAGTAAGTAGCTCAGACCAACCATAAATATTTCACTATAAAGGAAACAAAACTACCATCATAGAATGTAACTGATTAACATCTTTTTATATTCAGGAAATCTTCGATGTCCACTCAATTGCAGACAGTGAGGAACAGCTTAACTCAGCTCTCTACCTCCAAGTGAGTATCATTAGTCAGGCACTTATCTTTGTGACCAGGTCAAGAAGCTGGTCATTCGTCGAGCGCCCTGGTTTGATGCTTCTTGGAGCCTTCATTGCTGCACAATTGGTTAGTCACCATTTCTTTCCATCAaatatttccattttttcttAACCAGAGAGAGTTTCCTTTCATCAAATTTGGTTTTGACTTGGAATTCAAATGCTTTCAACCTAGGTGGCAACTGCCATTGCTGTGTATGCACACTGGGACTTTGCTAGAATCAATGGAATTGGGTGGAGATGGGCTGGAGTTATCTGGATCTACAGCATTATTACATACATTCCTCTTGACATTCTCAAGTTTCTCATCCGCATGGGACTCACAGGTAGTGCATGGGACAACATGCTCCAAAACAAGGTTTTGAACaattatcaactttttttattttatttatatgtttgtAGCCTTTGTTGTATTAATCACCATATATTGTCGTTGTGGTGTTGCAGACTGCATTCACAACAAAGAAAGACTACGGTAAAGGAGAGAGGGAGGCTCAATGGGCCGTGGCTCAACGTACAATGCACGGCCTTGACACTCAAGACGCCCACAAGAACAACCACCACCATGAGCTCTCTTAAATTGCTGAACAGGCTAAGAGACGTGCTGAGGCAGCTAGGTCAGTATTAGACTAACAATAAAATTTGGTGAAGTTGAATCAAACACACTAATGTTTATTGAACTTTGCAGGTTGAGAGAGCTACACACACTGAAGGGACACGTTGAATCAGTTGTCAAGTTGAAGGGTCTTGACATTGATACCATGCAACAACACTACACAgtctaaaaatatttaaagatgGAAGAAAAGAGTCTActcatatttgtaaaaaaacagCTAAGTAACTAACTTAGGCTGCTCACGAAGATGTGGTCAGATACAAAGCTTTAAAGAGAAGATGAATACATATAGCTTATCTCGGACTTATATTAATGTCATCTTTTTTTATTGTCCTACATTCTTTTGTTCTTCCGAAATTGAAGTGAAAATATGAGAGATGGTTTACAAATATGCAATTTATGTTTCACAGAACTTATCCCAATCCCTTTTACGAGTATATAACTTTGACGCATGGAACAGGAATGATTCTGTTTTGTAaataatatagatatagatatagatatagatgGCTTTTGCGGAAGCAAAAGGAAATAAAGTAAACCAAATTGTAAGGTTTTCAAATACTATTTTTAAGCTTAATAAAGAGATGAAACTTATATGTAGTTTTCTATGTGCTATTTTTACAGTTCTTTTGATCACAATTCAATACAGCGATGATTCAGCTTAACAAAGTGACAAAacatggatatatatatattctttttgggTTTTAACGTGCCactcattaattaaattagtgATTTTGTGTATTTTAACAGAGAGCAATACAGAAACATAAGAGAAATACTTCCATAAACATGGTTCACACAATTAGTTAGCTGCACCAAACTAATTGCACAAGATTAAAACCAATGcctaatatttttcaaaaaaaatgtttcaccTAACTTTTTTATCTACATAACAAACTCTCGGCTAACTCAAGTTCCATTCTTAGTTGAAACAAgacaaaccaaaaaaatcatcagAACCTATTCTACATATTGCTTTAttgaatattatatttcaacCAAAGATTAATCCTTGTTAAATAATGCTGATCTTAACCAAAAAGTAGATTCACTTAACTAGTTTCTAAATGCTGATCGACCCTCAACAATCTCTCCTAAGAACAAACTACTGCATTATTTCCCAACAAGACTATTCCTCCTGCTAATGGTTACTTCAATTTTTCACTGTTATAAAAGCATAAAAGTTCAATATTTGACTAGTGATATTGCATGACAAGGCTCAAATtccatttgaatttgaataaactTGCAAACATCTGTtcttttcacacaaaaaataatgcaaaatgGAACCTTAATTTAAAGGCACCTAGGAGTACACAATTTCCATATTCAATGATATGTATTTGAGTATTGACAATTGAATGCTAAAATTTGGGCTTAATGTTTTTCCAAGAAGTCAACTCAGATGGAATTACTTCTTCATTACAGGAAAGTACAGCATGTGCCATCAAACTACCTAGCCAACCATGATATAACAATCCTCTTGAACCTAGTCCTCCAAATAACCAATACTTACAACTATGGTTTCTGCCGATGAAATCGTTAATACAACCCAGAAGTGGAAGCGATCCATGTGGCGTGAGTGGAGGCATTGCCCTCAAACCAGCTTTTGCTCCGGTGAAAACCCAATCCTTTATTCCGGGATAAATGGCCGATGCCTTTGGCAGGAGCTGATGAAGAGCTTTTGAAGCTTCATCAGTAGAAACATTTGACGATGAATTTATAGATTTCCACTCCCAAGTTGACCCAACATTTAGACTACGGGAGCCCTGAACAGAAATCCATGCATCTGATAATATGGAAGGTCCATGCTCAGGATAACACCTGAAATACAATCCAAGATAattctaaaatgaaatatgactTTGGTGCAATCTCAAGCATAGTGTCTTAAATGAATGTCCCTTCAATGAAAACAATACTCTTGAAGTAATACGGCCTAATAGTTATAGTTGTTTCATGAAACACCAATTAAGCCAAACTAGAGATTTTTCAGATTGAAAGCATTTGTCAGACTGAAACATTAAACTTTACCTTGTATTGTCAGGCGGTTCCAGGTGAACAATTACACCCCTGCATGTTCTCAAAGGAAGCCTCCCAGAAATCTCAGGAAGCATATTCACTTTGGCACCAAGGCATACGATGACTGCATCATATTCCCCTGAGACTTGAAGGATATTTAATTAGTCTGAAGAAATGTAATGCTCTGCAAAAATGTCTGCTCATGACTATAAGAAAAAGCTATtgtaaaaaaagtaaagaaaaaatatttcagTCACTAGTATGAAAAATGATAGGCCCGTAATATACAATATAGGAGAGGAACAAGTAACGGTCTTAGTTTCCTTTATAGTTTGGTTGTATTTTCCGCCACAGAGGTATCTCACCTCTGATCAGATTTCTTTTTCCACAACAATACACATACAAGTTTCCCTTATTTGTTCGAGTCCTATCAGAAAACGTTGAGTCACAAGAGCCTTCATTTTCCCAATATGAATActtgaatcaaaaaaatattctcaCTGACATGCTTAAAGAAACTGAATCGGAAAAGGAATTTCTTTATTAACTGAATGTACTGATCTCTAGATATTTGATAGACCCCTATTCTAATCTCACTAATTGCCAACTCTTCGTTAGAATCCCTATTCTTATTTTTAGGCATCATGCCTTATTTCTTCAAACTAATTATCTCAACAACTAATTAACCACCAAACAATAACTAACAAAGCAAGGTTTATCTTATTCCTCTATtgcttctttttagaaaaacttACCCTATTCCAATGTTTTTGTTCTGGAGTTGCATGATTGTATCCTTTGCCTTTGTTATCTAAGTCATATCAATTAGCCCCGCTAATGCCCACTGTCTCCTTACTAGATGCTACCAATGCCCTCTCCACACACAAGCCCAAGTGTGGTGGTTTAGTTGATGGGAGCAGATCATTCTGTTAGACATCTAGTTAAGGAATTGTAGGAGAAGGGG
Proteins encoded in this window:
- the LOC25488288 gene encoding ATPase 8, plasma membrane-type isoform X2 produces the protein MWNPLSWVMEAAAIMAIVLANGGGKPPDWQDFTGIMVLLIINSTISFIEENNAGNAAAALMAGLAPKTKVLRDGKWSEQEAEILVPGDVISIKLGDIVPADARLLEGDPLKIDQSALTGESLPVTRNPGQEVFSGSTCKQGEIEAIVIATGVHTFFGKAAHLVDSTNNVGHFQKVLTSIGNFCICSIAVGMVIEIIVMYPIQNRAYRDGIDNLLVLLIGGIPIAMPTVLSVTMAIGSHRLSQQGAITKRMTAIEEMAGMDVLCSDKTGTLTLNKLTVDKNLIEVFPTDMNKDSVVLYAARASRVENQDAIDASIVNMLSDPKEARAGITEVHFLPFNPVDKRTAITFIDGNGNWHRSSKGAPEQIIELCGLKGETLKRAHKTIDEYAERGLRSLAVGFQTVSEKTKESAGEPWVFLGLLPLFDPPRHDSAETIRRALDLGVNVKMITGDQLAIGKETGRRLGMGTNMYPSSSLLGQSNDAAIASIPIDELIEKADGFAGVFPEHKYEIVKRLQDRKHICGMTGDGVNDAPALKKADIGIAVADATDAARSASDIVLTEPGLSVIVSAVLTSRAIFQRMKNYTIYAVSITIRIVLGFMLVALIWKFDFSPFMVLIIAILNDGTIMTISKDRVKPSPVPDSWKLKEIFATGVVLGTYMAIMTAVFFHFIHDTDFFSEIFDVHSIADSEEQLNSALYLQVSIISQALIFVTRSRSWSFVERPGLMLLGAFIAAQLVATAIAVYAHWDFARINGIGWRWAGVIWIYSIITYIPLDILKFLIRMGLTDCIHNKERLR
- the LOC25488288 gene encoding ATPase 8, plasma membrane-type isoform X1, producing the protein MWNPLSWVMEAAAIMAIVLANGGGKPPDWQDFTGIMVLLIINSTISFIEENNAGNAAAALMAGLAPKTKVLRDGKWSEQEAEILVPGDVISIKLGDIVPADARLLEGDPLKIDQSALTGESLPVTRNPGQEVFSGSTCKQGEIEAIVIATGVHTFFGKAAHLVDSTNNVGHFQKVLTSIGNFCICSIAVGMVIEIIVMYPIQNRAYRDGIDNLLVLLIGGIPIAMPTVLSVTMAIGSHRLSQQGAITKRMTAIEEMAGMDVLCSDKTGTLTLNKLTVDKNLIEVFPTDMNKDSVVLYAARASRVENQDAIDASIVNMLSDPKEARAGITEVHFLPFNPVDKRTAITFIDGNGNWHRSSKGAPEQIIELCGLKGETLKRAHKTIDEYAERGLRSLAVGFQTVSEKTKESAGEPWVFLGLLPLFDPPRHDSAETIRRALDLGVNVKMITGDQLAIGKETGRRLGMGTNMYPSSSLLGQSNDAAIASIPIDELIEKADGFAGVFPEHKYEIVKRLQDRKHICGMTGDGVNDAPALKKADIGIAVADATDAARSASDIVLTEPGLSVIVSAVLTSRAIFQRMKNYTIYAVSITIRIVLGFMLVALIWKFDFSPFMVLIIAILNDGTIMTISKDRVKPSPVPDSWKLKEIFATGVVLGTYMAIMTAVFFHFIHDTDFFSEIFDVHSIADSEEQLNSALYLQVSIISQALIFVTRSRSWSFVERPGLMLLGAFIAAQLVATAIAVYAHWDFARINGIGWRWAGVIWIYSIITYIPLDILKFLIRMGLTGSAWDNMLQNKTAFTTKKDYGKGEREAQWAVAQRTMHGLDTQDAHKNNHHHELS